The following proteins are encoded in a genomic region of Aquifex aeolicus VF5:
- a CDS encoding class I SAM-dependent methyltransferase has translation MIKEAIVERIVNKLNENQKEKIGVELPSGKRIPEFPVSHLIRFKTWKSLDYVLKDPEMGFGEGYMNGDIEVEGDLEEVIKRGMTLFKDTRKFEKLFGILRHVPLFRTIRDERNVKHHYDLGNDFYRLWLDKSMTYSCAFFEDPSMSIDEAQSLKRRIIYEKLQLKEGDTLLDIGCGWGSIILESAELYNVKSVGITLSDNQYEYVKEEIKKRGLQDKVEVYKLHYVDLPKLGRKFNKVVSVGMFEHVGKENYETFFNTVYKVMEEGGLFLLHTIGKLHPDTQSRWIRKYIFPGGYLPSISEIVESFRDMDFTLIDFDNWRMHYYWTLKKWKERFYENLDKIRNMFDDRFIRMWELYLTASAVSFLIGSNYVFQILLSKGVKDDYPVIKREFSGVLFKEGT, from the coding sequence ATGATTAAAGAAGCGATCGTTGAAAGAATTGTAAACAAGTTAAACGAAAACCAGAAAGAAAAAATAGGCGTGGAACTTCCGAGTGGAAAAAGGATTCCCGAATTTCCCGTGTCGCACCTCATAAGGTTTAAAACGTGGAAGAGCTTGGATTACGTTTTGAAGGATCCTGAAATGGGCTTCGGAGAAGGTTATATGAACGGGGATATAGAGGTGGAGGGTGATCTTGAGGAAGTAATAAAGAGGGGTATGACTCTCTTTAAAGATACAAGGAAGTTTGAAAAGCTGTTTGGTATCCTCAGACACGTTCCCCTTTTCAGGACTATTAGAGATGAAAGGAATGTAAAGCACCACTACGACCTTGGAAATGACTTTTACAGGCTCTGGCTTGACAAGAGCATGACTTATTCTTGTGCTTTTTTTGAAGATCCTAGCATGAGTATAGATGAAGCCCAAAGCTTAAAGAGGAGGATAATTTACGAAAAGCTTCAATTAAAAGAAGGAGACACGCTCTTGGACATAGGTTGTGGTTGGGGTTCAATAATCCTCGAGAGTGCGGAGCTGTACAACGTAAAGAGTGTTGGGATTACCCTTTCGGACAACCAGTACGAGTACGTCAAGGAGGAAATAAAGAAAAGGGGACTTCAGGACAAAGTCGAGGTTTACAAATTGCACTATGTAGATCTTCCCAAACTCGGAAGGAAATTCAACAAGGTGGTTTCCGTAGGCATGTTTGAACACGTTGGCAAGGAAAATTACGAAACCTTTTTCAATACCGTTTACAAGGTAATGGAGGAAGGAGGACTTTTCCTACTTCACACTATAGGCAAGCTCCATCCGGACACCCAGAGCAGGTGGATAAGGAAGTACATATTCCCCGGCGGATATCTCCCGTCCATTTCCGAAATTGTGGAAAGTTTTAGAGATATGGACTTTACGTTAATTGACTTTGATAACTGGCGTATGCATTACTACTGGACGCTTAAAAAGTGGAAGGAACGCTTTTACGAGAACTTAGACAAAATTAGGAATATGTTTGACGACAGGTTTATAAGAATGTGGGAGCTTTACCTTACCGCTTCCGCTGTTTCATTCCTGATAGGTTCTAACTACGTATTTCAGATACTCCTCTCAAAAGGTGTAAAGGACGACTACCCTGTTATAAAGAGGGAGTTTTCAGGCGTTCTTTTTAAAGAGGGAACTTAA
- the ispH gene encoding 4-hydroxy-3-methylbut-2-enyl diphosphate reductase encodes MVDIIIAEHAGFCFGVKRAVKLAEESLKESQGKVYTLGPIIHNPQEVNRLKNLGVFPSQGEEFKEGDTVIIRSHGIPPEKEEALRKKGLKVIDATCPYVKAVHEAVCQLTREGYFVVLVGEKNHPEVIGTLGYLRACNGKGIVVETLEDIGEALKHERVGIVAQTTQNEEFFKEVVGEIALWVKEVKVINTICNATSLRQESVKKLAPEVDVMIIIGGKNSGNTRRLYYISKELNPNTYHIETAEELQPEWFRGVKRVGISAGASTPDWIIEQVKSRIQEICEGQLVSS; translated from the coding sequence ATGGTTGACATAATAATCGCAGAACACGCAGGTTTTTGCTTCGGTGTAAAGAGGGCTGTAAAACTCGCAGAAGAAAGCCTAAAAGAATCCCAAGGAAAGGTTTATACACTCGGTCCTATAATACACAATCCCCAAGAGGTGAATAGACTAAAGAATCTCGGCGTTTTTCCAAGTCAAGGGGAGGAGTTTAAAGAAGGGGATACGGTCATAATACGTTCCCACGGTATCCCTCCGGAAAAGGAAGAAGCTTTAAGGAAGAAGGGTCTTAAAGTAATAGACGCTACCTGCCCATACGTTAAAGCAGTGCACGAGGCGGTCTGTCAATTGACCAGGGAGGGTTATTTTGTGGTCCTCGTAGGAGAAAAGAATCACCCCGAGGTTATAGGGACACTCGGGTATTTGAGGGCTTGCAACGGAAAGGGAATAGTCGTTGAAACTTTAGAGGACATAGGGGAAGCTTTAAAACACGAAAGAGTTGGAATAGTCGCTCAAACAACCCAGAACGAGGAGTTCTTTAAGGAAGTAGTCGGCGAGATAGCCCTGTGGGTTAAGGAAGTAAAGGTAATAAACACCATATGCAACGCTACGTCCTTAAGGCAGGAGAGTGTAAAAAAGCTCGCTCCAGAGGTTGACGTGATGATAATAATCGGTGGAAAGAACAGCGGAAACACGAGGAGACTTTATTATATTTCTAAAGAATTAAATCCGAACACCTACCATATAGAAACCGCTGAAGAACTCCAACCCGAGTGGTTCAGGGGAGTAAAAAGGGTGGGGATTTCCGCGGGAGCTTCAACGCCGGACTGGATTATAGAGCAAGTAAAGAGTAGAATACAAGAGATATGCGAAGGGCAATTGGTTTCCTCCTGA
- a CDS encoding DsbA family protein, whose translation MRRAIGFLLIVITFTFASLYEEFVKEQVKELPLDKAVVVGTGKKELIIFVNPDCPHCRHEWKSLREHLDKLKIYVFVVPFKAWGEDNLKKAYYIVCSQNPEKALDEVLTGKVDGKNLNPPTCELLNYHLKAADIVGLRGVPLNIIPDKGKVIEGASPKLLEELGITSAGSRD comes from the coding sequence ATGCGAAGGGCAATTGGTTTCCTCCTGATAGTAATAACTTTCACTTTTGCTTCCCTTTACGAAGAATTTGTAAAGGAACAGGTAAAAGAACTTCCTTTGGACAAGGCTGTGGTAGTCGGAACAGGTAAAAAAGAATTAATAATCTTCGTAAACCCGGATTGCCCTCACTGCAGGCACGAATGGAAGAGTTTAAGGGAACATCTGGACAAGCTCAAGATTTACGTCTTCGTGGTTCCTTTCAAAGCGTGGGGTGAGGACAACTTAAAAAAAGCCTACTATATAGTCTGTTCACAAAACCCCGAAAAAGCTTTAGACGAAGTACTTACCGGAAAAGTGGACGGTAAAAATTTAAATCCTCCTACATGTGAATTACTGAATTATCACCTGAAAGCCGCAGATATCGTAGGACTAAGGGGTGTTCCGCTGAACATAATTCCCGACAAAGGAAAAGTTATAGAAGGTGCAAGCCCTAAACTTCTGGAAGAGCTCGGGATAACTTCAGCGGGAAGCAGAGACTAA
- a CDS encoding EamA family transporter, producing MENLKAVFWALLAAFIWGTAPIFFKLGMKGEMPTLAGIFVHNLTATSLAFIGLLLLRENPFAYPLKEILSVALGGILGGFLGLWVYYKAVKVGDVSIVAPVAASSPLFSTLLAYLILGEGLSFQKIIGALLIVLGVALVSASR from the coding sequence ATGGAAAACTTAAAGGCTGTTTTTTGGGCTTTGCTTGCTGCGTTTATATGGGGGACTGCTCCAATATTCTTCAAGCTTGGGATGAAGGGGGAAATGCCCACTTTAGCCGGGATATTTGTTCATAACTTGACTGCCACGAGTTTGGCATTTATCGGTTTACTCCTTTTGAGAGAAAACCCTTTTGCCTATCCCCTTAAGGAGATTTTGAGTGTAGCTCTCGGCGGTATACTCGGGGGTTTCTTAGGTCTCTGGGTGTACTATAAAGCTGTAAAAGTAGGCGACGTGTCAATAGTTGCTCCTGTTGCGGCAAGCTCTCCCCTTTTCTCTACACTGCTTGCTTACTTAATTTTAGGAGAAGGCTTAAGCTTTCAAAAAATTATAGGAGCTCTCCTTATAGTTCTGGGAGTTGCTTTAGTCTCTGCTTCCCGCTGA